One Streptomyces sp. P9-A2 DNA window includes the following coding sequences:
- a CDS encoding peptidylprolyl isomerase: MADQLYATLKTNNGDIEVRLFANQAPITVKNFVELAKGEREWTHPETGAKSTAKLYDGTVFHRVISGFMIQGGDPLGNGTGGPGYQFEDEFHPDLRFDKPYLLAMANAGPGTNGSQFFITVSPTAWLNRKHTIFGEVTDAASQKVIDTIAAAQTNPRTDRPLNDVVIESVEIREG, encoded by the coding sequence GTGGCTGACCAGCTCTACGCCACCCTGAAGACCAACAACGGCGACATCGAGGTCCGGCTCTTCGCGAACCAGGCGCCGATCACCGTCAAGAACTTCGTCGAGCTCGCCAAGGGCGAGCGGGAGTGGACGCACCCGGAGACCGGGGCGAAGTCCACGGCCAAGCTCTACGACGGCACGGTCTTCCACCGGGTGATCAGTGGCTTCATGATTCAGGGCGGGGACCCGCTGGGCAACGGCACCGGCGGTCCCGGCTACCAGTTCGAGGACGAGTTCCACCCGGACCTGCGCTTCGACAAGCCCTACCTGCTGGCGATGGCCAACGCCGGTCCGGGCACCAACGGCTCGCAGTTCTTCATCACCGTCTCTCCGACGGCGTGGCTGAACCGCAAGCACACCATCTTCGGCGAGGTCACCGACGCCGCGAGCCAGAAGGTCATCGACACCATCGCGGCCGCGCAGACCAACCCGCGAACCGACCGTCCGCTCAATGACGTCGTCATCGAGTCGGTCGAGATTCGCGAGGGCTGA
- a CDS encoding helix-turn-helix domain-containing protein: protein MDAAQQEATARARELQRNWYGEPLGALFRKLIDDLGLNQARLAGVLGLSAPMLSQLMSGQRAKIGNPAVVQRVQLLQDLAGQVADGSVSAAEATERMEEIKKSQGGSVLSNTAQTTSGSGAPTVKRVVREIQSLLRSVAAAGDIIDAADTLAPTHPELAEFLRVYGAGRTSDAVTHYQSHQN from the coding sequence ATGGACGCCGCACAGCAGGAAGCCACCGCAAGAGCGCGGGAACTGCAGCGGAACTGGTACGGGGAGCCACTGGGGGCGCTCTTCCGTAAGCTCATAGATGATCTCGGCCTCAACCAGGCTCGTCTCGCGGGGGTACTGGGACTGTCCGCTCCGATGCTGTCGCAGCTGATGAGCGGCCAGCGGGCGAAGATCGGCAATCCCGCCGTGGTCCAGCGGGTACAGCTGCTGCAGGACCTGGCGGGACAGGTCGCGGACGGAAGCGTCAGCGCGGCCGAGGCGACCGAACGCATGGAGGAGATCAAGAAGTCGCAGGGCGGCTCGGTGCTCAGCAACACCGCGCAGACGACAAGCGGTTCGGGGGCGCCCACGGTCAAGCGGGTGGTGCGTGAGATCCAGTCGCTGCTGCGCTCGGTGGCTGCCGCCGGTGACATCATCGACGCCGCCGACACTCTCGCCCCGACCCATCCCGAACTGGCAGAGTTCCTCCGGGTCTACGGCGCCGGCCGCACCTCCGACGCGGTCACGCACTACCAGTCCCACCAGAACTGA
- a CDS encoding DUF5324 family protein, whose product MTRIESVRAATDSAKDNVLHAADVVAPYADTAKVKAAHYAQEARVRLAPKVTQAAGHALVQYGTHVQPYLEQARTHVPPKVDLAAHEAAVRTRKAAQQAADYSRPRIEQARAAAGPAKDEAAARSAAVLAALRGQVSAQQIQKLVRKQQRRAKAGRAAKVIVVLGAVAGGAFAAWKWWDKQANPDWLVEPPPATDVRESGTLTSVDGSRGATLDPEVRAKEAEEAAKRDEQP is encoded by the coding sequence GTGACCCGCATCGAAAGCGTGCGCGCCGCGACTGATTCGGCAAAGGACAACGTGCTGCACGCCGCGGACGTGGTGGCGCCCTACGCCGACACAGCCAAGGTGAAGGCCGCGCACTACGCGCAGGAGGCACGCGTACGGCTGGCGCCCAAGGTGACACAGGCCGCAGGGCATGCCCTGGTCCAGTACGGCACCCATGTCCAGCCGTACCTGGAGCAGGCCCGCACCCATGTGCCGCCGAAGGTCGATCTGGCCGCCCATGAGGCAGCCGTCCGCACCCGTAAGGCCGCCCAGCAGGCGGCGGACTACTCCCGGCCGAGGATCGAACAGGCCAGGGCCGCCGCCGGCCCGGCGAAGGACGAGGCGGCGGCACGCAGTGCGGCGGTGCTGGCCGCCCTGCGTGGCCAGGTCTCGGCCCAGCAGATCCAGAAGCTGGTTCGCAAGCAGCAACGGCGCGCGAAGGCCGGTCGTGCCGCGAAGGTGATCGTCGTCCTGGGTGCCGTTGCCGGCGGCGCCTTCGCCGCCTGGAAGTGGTGGGACAAGCAGGCCAACCCGGACTGGCTGGTGGAGCCGCCGCCCGCGACCGATGTCCGGGAGTCCGGCACGCTGACGTCGGTGGACGGCAGCCGCGGGGCCACGCTGGACCCCGAGGTCCGGGCGAAGGAGGCCGAGGAGGCCGCCAAGCGCGACGAACAGCCGTAG
- a CDS encoding DUF3566 domain-containing protein produces MSGATGTGPTGTSTGTDGGGRGSAARATDPHTTNLKAIKSPGKDSPSSDRHGSQGGTVTDTRGQQQSAPGQGGAAHTASPLPGERQSQQQAGPYHPPQAYTAQDGTAGGQAGAVRRPRTGARTTPRVRKARLRVAKADPWSVMKVSFLLSIALGICTIVASAVLWMVMDAMGVFSTVGGTISEATGSNESNGFDLQSFLSLPNVLLFTTIIAVIDVVLATALATLGAFIYNLSAGFVGGVELTLAEDE; encoded by the coding sequence GTGAGCGGAGCCACGGGCACCGGACCGACCGGTACCAGTACGGGCACGGACGGCGGTGGCCGTGGCTCTGCCGCACGGGCGACAGATCCGCACACGACCAACCTGAAAGCGATCAAGTCGCCCGGCAAGGACTCGCCTTCGTCCGACAGACATGGATCCCAGGGGGGAACTGTGACGGACACCCGAGGCCAGCAGCAGAGCGCGCCCGGACAGGGCGGCGCTGCTCACACGGCCTCACCGCTGCCGGGGGAACGGCAGTCGCAGCAACAGGCGGGGCCGTACCACCCGCCGCAGGCCTACACCGCGCAGGACGGTACAGCAGGGGGTCAGGCCGGCGCGGTACGCCGCCCACGCACCGGGGCGCGCACCACACCGCGCGTGCGCAAGGCGCGCCTGCGGGTGGCCAAGGCCGACCCCTGGTCGGTGATGAAGGTCAGCTTCCTGCTCTCCATCGCCCTGGGCATCTGCACGATCGTCGCGTCGGCGGTGCTGTGGATGGTCATGGACGCGATGGGTGTCTTCTCCACCGTCGGCGGCACGATCTCCGAGGCGACCGGCTCCAACGAGTCGAACGGCTTCGACCTCCAGTCGTTCCTGTCGCTGCCCAACGTGCTGCTGTTCACGACGATCATCGCGGTCATCGACGTCGTCCTGGCGACGGCCCTGGCGACCCTCGGCGCGTTCATCTACAACCTTTCCGCGGGCTTCGTGGGCGGCGTCGAGCTGACGCTGGCCGAGGACGAGTGA
- a CDS encoding DLW-39 family protein, whose amino-acid sequence MKKLLLVALAAIGGLLVYRQIQADRAEQDLWTEATDSVPTGS is encoded by the coding sequence GTGAAGAAGCTTCTCCTGGTCGCACTGGCCGCCATCGGCGGGCTCCTCGTGTACCGCCAGATCCAGGCGGATCGCGCCGAGCAGGATCTGTGGACGGAGGCGACTGACTCCGTGCCCACGGGTTCGTGA
- a CDS encoding DUF6344 domain-containing protein, whose product MARNKVMKLWTAIITAFLALCTALGFITTTASAAVPRTETARNSERAPDATAPATSVRPWSHARALPPTMKQRIRAEAHGASPGCRHRPLANPDPAPDPDPAPSTSCSDDDTPPPTEPLRGRVPLQR is encoded by the coding sequence ATGGCCCGGAACAAGGTCATGAAGCTGTGGACCGCCATCATCACCGCCTTCCTCGCGCTGTGCACGGCGCTCGGATTCATCACCACGACCGCCTCCGCGGCCGTACCCCGGACCGAGACGGCGCGCAACAGCGAGCGCGCCCCGGACGCGACGGCGCCGGCGACGTCCGTCCGGCCCTGGTCCCATGCGAGGGCCCTGCCCCCCACGATGAAACAGCGCATCCGCGCGGAGGCCCACGGCGCATCCCCCGGCTGCCGCCACCGCCCGCTCGCGAACCCGGACCCGGCCCCGGACCCTGATCCGGCCCCCTCCACGTCCTGCTCCGACGACGACACCCCGCCCCCGACGGAACCCCTCAGAGGCCGCGTCCCGCTCCAGCGCTGA
- a CDS encoding serine/threonine-protein kinase: MGEVFAGRYELADPIGRGGVGAVWRAWDHRRRRYAAAKVLLQSDAHSLLRFVREQALRIDHPHVLAPTSWAADDDKVLFTMDLVAGGSLVHLIGDYGPLPPVFVSTLLDQLLAGLTAVHTEGVVHRDIKPANILLEATGTGTPRLRLSDFGIAMRLGEPRLTEADLVVGTPGYLAPEQMMGSEPDFPADLFAVGLVALYLLEGAKPDAKALIQYFDEHGTPGAPQDVPEPLWQVVATLLQPDPQARFRTATGARKALAAARELLPGPGPDDEVIEIFDQLGPLPAGFGPDGPLKAASGVRSERGRGRGRPGAEERHPEHGETGRPGNARPGDLGPAGAGTPSAGTPGAGMASPVFQPFGGDHSTPALPGSSSMGSGTGSADPLQGTTPAPHSAPHTTWPPASGIVPPPAPSVPPQPPSMSDTGSFHLPPPRATVTPSPSPAPPRHAPTPAAQPQASLPAPPRVPGLPQPPYNAHSQVAHSGSVSPVSPHDPTHPLRSPLPRTSTRSRPMSHRADPSTAEYTAGVPDAPSQGRAGPRHGAGSRRRRRPGPPARVAVPLLLLALACYAVGFWALTRI, translated from the coding sequence ATGGGTGAGGTCTTTGCCGGCCGGTACGAACTGGCCGACCCGATCGGGCGCGGAGGGGTCGGTGCCGTCTGGCGTGCCTGGGACCACCGTCGCCGCCGTTACGCGGCCGCCAAGGTCCTGCTGCAGAGCGACGCCCACTCCCTGCTCCGTTTCGTGCGCGAGCAGGCCCTGCGGATCGACCACCCCCATGTGCTCGCCCCGACCAGTTGGGCCGCCGACGACGACAAGGTTCTGTTCACCATGGACCTGGTCGCCGGCGGTTCGCTGGTCCACCTCATCGGCGACTACGGTCCCCTGCCGCCGGTGTTCGTCAGCACCCTGCTCGACCAGCTCCTGGCGGGGCTCACCGCGGTGCACACGGAAGGCGTCGTCCACCGCGACATCAAGCCCGCCAACATCCTCCTGGAGGCCACCGGCACGGGCACGCCGCGGCTGCGGCTGTCCGACTTCGGCATCGCCATGCGGCTCGGAGAGCCCCGCCTGACCGAGGCCGACCTGGTGGTGGGCACGCCCGGTTATCTCGCGCCGGAGCAGATGATGGGCTCCGAACCGGATTTCCCCGCAGACCTGTTCGCCGTGGGCCTGGTCGCGCTGTATCTGCTGGAGGGCGCCAAACCGGATGCCAAGGCCCTCATCCAGTACTTCGACGAACACGGGACGCCCGGGGCTCCCCAGGACGTCCCCGAGCCGCTGTGGCAGGTCGTGGCCACTCTGCTGCAGCCGGACCCGCAGGCGCGGTTCCGTACGGCCACGGGGGCGCGCAAGGCCTTGGCGGCGGCCAGGGAGCTGCTCCCGGGGCCTGGGCCCGACGACGAAGTGATCGAGATCTTCGACCAACTCGGCCCGCTTCCCGCGGGCTTCGGCCCCGACGGCCCGCTGAAGGCGGCCTCGGGCGTGCGATCGGAACGGGGCCGGGGCAGGGGCCGCCCCGGAGCGGAGGAGCGACATCCGGAGCACGGGGAGACGGGCCGCCCGGGGAACGCCCGGCCGGGGGACCTCGGACCGGCGGGCGCCGGAACACCAAGTGCCGGAACACCAGGTGCCGGAATGGCGAGCCCGGTGTTCCAGCCCTTCGGCGGAGACCACAGCACTCCGGCGTTACCCGGTTCATCCTCCATGGGAAGCGGTACCGGTTCCGCCGACCCGCTCCAGGGCACCACCCCGGCGCCGCATTCCGCCCCCCACACCACCTGGCCACCCGCCTCCGGCATCGTCCCGCCTCCGGCACCCTCCGTCCCCCCGCAGCCGCCCTCCATGTCGGACACCGGCAGCTTCCACCTGCCACCGCCCCGGGCCACGGTCACCCCCTCGCCCTCGCCCGCTCCGCCGCGTCACGCGCCCACGCCGGCGGCGCAGCCACAGGCTTCGTTACCGGCACCGCCTCGGGTACCGGGGCTGCCCCAGCCGCCGTACAACGCGCATTCGCAGGTCGCCCACTCCGGCTCCGTGTCCCCCGTATCTCCTCACGACCCCACCCACCCGCTGCGCTCCCCCCTGCCCCGGACGTCCACGCGTTCCCGCCCCATGTCGCACCGCGCCGATCCCTCCACCGCCGAATACACCGCCGGGGTCCCTGATGCCCCCTCCCAGGGCAGGGCGGGGCCACGGCACGGAGCGGGCAGCCGACGTCGTCGCCGTCCCGGCCCTCCCGCGCGAGTGGCAGTCCCTCTCCTGCTCCTGGCCCTGGCCTGTTACGCCGTGGGGTTCTGGGCGCTCACCCGCATCTGA
- the gyrA gene encoding DNA gyrase subunit A has protein sequence MTDENIPAMSEENGIVMRVEPVGLETEMQRSYLDYAMSVIVSRALPDVRDGLKPVHRRVLYAMYDGGYRPERGFYKCARVVGDVMGNYHPHGDSSIYDALVRLAQPWSMRMPLVDSNGNFGSPGNDPAAAMRYTECKMAPLSMEMVRDIDEETVDFKDNYDGRSQEPTVLPARFPNLLINGSAGIAVGMATNIPPHSLREVAAGAQWYLEHHESSNEELLDALLERIKGPDFPTGALVVGRSGIEEAYRTGRGSITMRAVVEVEEIQNRQCLVVTELPYQTNPDNLAQKIADLVKDGKVGGIADVRDETSSRTGQRLVIVLKRDAVAKVVLNNLYKHTDLQTNFGANMLALVDGVPRTLSLDAFIRHWVNHQIEVIVRRTRFRLRKAEERAHILRGLLKALDAIDEVIALIRRSDTVEIARGGLMGLLEIDEIQANAILEMQLRRLAALERQKIVQEHDELQTKINDYTEILASPVRQRGIVSAELAALVEKYGDDRKTKLIPYEGDMSIEDLIAEEDIVVTVTRGGYIKRTKADDYRAQKRGGKGVRGAKLKEDDIVNHFFVSTTHHWLLFFTNKGRVYRAKAYELPDAGRDARGQHVANLLAFQPDEAIAQILAIRDYEAAPYLVLATKAGLVKKTSLKDYDSPRAGGVIAINLREQEDGADDELIGAELVSPEDDLLLISKKAQSIRFTATDETLRPMGRATSGVKGMSFREGDELLSMNVVRPGTFVFTATDGGYAKRTAVDEYRVQGRGGLGIKAAKIVEDRGTLVGALVVEETDEILAITLSGGVIRTRVSGVRETGRDTMGVQLINLGKRDAVVGIARNAEAGREAEEVDGDVAVDETDEGAVTTGTDEGEAPSAE, from the coding sequence ATGACCGACGAGAACATTCCCGCCATGTCCGAAGAGAACGGCATCGTCATGCGCGTCGAGCCCGTCGGGCTCGAGACGGAGATGCAGCGTTCGTACCTCGACTACGCGATGTCCGTCATCGTCTCGCGTGCGCTGCCGGACGTCCGTGACGGGCTCAAGCCCGTCCACCGCCGTGTGCTGTACGCCATGTACGACGGCGGCTACCGGCCCGAGCGCGGCTTCTACAAATGCGCGCGTGTGGTCGGCGACGTCATGGGCAACTACCACCCGCACGGCGACTCCTCGATCTACGACGCGCTGGTCCGCCTCGCGCAGCCGTGGTCGATGCGGATGCCGCTGGTGGACTCCAACGGCAACTTCGGCTCCCCGGGCAACGACCCCGCGGCGGCCATGCGGTACACCGAGTGCAAGATGGCGCCGCTGTCGATGGAGATGGTCCGCGACATCGACGAGGAGACCGTCGACTTCAAGGACAACTACGACGGCCGCTCCCAGGAGCCGACCGTCCTGCCGGCCCGCTTCCCGAACCTGCTGATCAACGGATCGGCCGGTATCGCGGTCGGTATGGCGACCAACATCCCGCCGCACAGCCTGCGCGAGGTCGCGGCCGGCGCCCAGTGGTACCTGGAACACCACGAGTCGTCGAACGAGGAACTGCTCGACGCGCTCCTCGAGCGCATCAAGGGCCCCGACTTCCCCACCGGCGCCCTCGTGGTGGGCCGCAGTGGCATCGAGGAGGCGTACCGGACGGGCCGCGGGTCGATCACCATGCGCGCGGTGGTCGAGGTCGAGGAGATCCAGAACCGCCAGTGCCTGGTGGTCACCGAGCTGCCGTACCAGACCAACCCCGACAACCTCGCGCAGAAGATCGCCGACCTGGTGAAGGACGGCAAGGTCGGCGGTATCGCGGACGTCCGTGACGAGACGTCGTCCCGCACCGGCCAGCGCCTGGTCATCGTGCTCAAGCGGGACGCGGTCGCCAAGGTCGTCCTGAATAACCTCTACAAGCACACCGACCTGCAGACCAACTTCGGCGCCAACATGCTGGCACTGGTCGACGGCGTGCCGCGCACGCTCTCCCTGGATGCGTTCATCCGCCACTGGGTGAACCACCAGATCGAGGTCATCGTCCGCCGTACGCGCTTCAGGCTGCGCAAGGCCGAGGAGCGCGCACACATCCTGCGTGGCCTGCTGAAGGCCCTGGACGCCATCGACGAGGTCATCGCGCTGATCCGGCGCAGCGACACCGTCGAGATCGCGCGCGGGGGCCTGATGGGCCTCCTGGAGATCGACGAGATCCAGGCCAACGCGATCCTGGAGATGCAGCTCCGCCGGCTGGCGGCACTGGAACGCCAGAAGATCGTCCAGGAGCACGACGAACTTCAGACGAAGATCAACGACTACACCGAGATCCTCGCCTCCCCGGTCCGCCAGCGCGGGATCGTCAGCGCGGAACTGGCCGCGCTCGTGGAGAAGTACGGGGACGACCGCAAGACGAAGCTGATCCCCTATGAGGGCGACATGTCCATCGAGGACCTGATCGCCGAAGAGGACATCGTCGTCACGGTCACGCGCGGTGGTTACATCAAGCGCACCAAGGCCGATGACTACCGGGCCCAGAAGCGTGGTGGCAAGGGCGTACGGGGCGCGAAGCTCAAGGAAGACGACATCGTCAACCACTTCTTCGTGTCCACCACGCACCACTGGCTGCTGTTCTTCACCAACAAGGGCCGGGTCTACCGGGCCAAGGCGTACGAGCTGCCCGACGCAGGCCGGGACGCGCGCGGACAGCACGTGGCGAACCTGCTGGCCTTCCAGCCGGACGAGGCGATCGCCCAGATCCTCGCGATCCGTGACTACGAGGCGGCGCCCTACCTGGTTCTTGCCACCAAGGCCGGCCTGGTGAAGAAGACATCGCTGAAGGATTACGATTCGCCGCGTGCGGGCGGTGTGATCGCGATCAACCTGCGGGAGCAGGAGGACGGCGCCGATGACGAACTGATCGGGGCCGAGCTCGTATCGCCAGAAGATGATCTACTACTGATCAGCAAGAAGGCGCAGTCGATCAGGTTCACCGCGACGGATGAGACTTTGCGACCCATGGGCCGTGCGACTTCAGGTGTAAAGGGTATGAGTTTCCGCGAAGGGGACGAACTGCTCTCGATGAATGTTGTTCGACCCGGTACGTTCGTGTTCACTGCCACAGACGGTGGGTACGCGAAGCGGACCGCTGTCGACGAGTACCGCGTCCAGGGCCGCGGCGGCCTCGGTATCAAGGCCGCCAAGATCGTAGAGGATCGTGGAACCCTCGTCGGCGCGCTGGTGGTCGAGGAGACCGACGAGATCCTCGCCATCACGCTGTCGGGCGGTGTGATTCGTACGCGGGTCAGCGGGGTCAGGGAGACGGGCCGTGACACCATGGGCGTCCAACTGATCAATCTGGGCAAGCGCGATGCCGTGGTCGGCATCGCCCGTAACGCCGAGGCGGGACGCGAAGCGGAGGAAGTCGACGGCGACGTGGCCGTGGACGAGACCGATGAAGGTGCCGTGACCACCGGCACGGACGAGGGTGAGGCGCCCTCGGCTGAGTAG
- a CDS encoding DUF721 domain-containing protein: protein MSEPGRPDGAPGDPGAPRKAAPEPSGVDLARVALRAAKEAARARGDVAQQKKQARRGGLRSGARGDRRDPMALGAAINRLLTERGWETPAAVGGVMGRWPEIVGEDVAKHCEPERYDEDERVLVVRCDSTAWATNLRLLAPTLVARLNEDLGHGTVRLIKVNGPGGPARRYGPLRAPGSTGPGDTYG from the coding sequence ATGAGCGAGCCTGGCAGGCCCGACGGAGCTCCCGGAGACCCTGGAGCTCCTCGGAAGGCGGCCCCTGAACCTTCGGGCGTCGACCTCGCGCGCGTGGCGTTGCGCGCGGCCAAGGAGGCGGCGCGCGCGCGGGGGGACGTGGCACAGCAGAAGAAACAGGCGCGGCGCGGTGGCCTGCGCTCGGGCGCGCGCGGGGACCGGCGCGACCCCATGGCGCTCGGCGCGGCGATCAACCGGTTGCTCACCGAACGTGGCTGGGAGACCCCGGCCGCGGTGGGCGGTGTGATGGGGCGCTGGCCCGAGATCGTAGGTGAGGACGTGGCCAAGCACTGTGAGCCGGAGCGTTACGACGAGGACGAGCGGGTGCTGGTCGTGCGTTGTGACTCCACCGCGTGGGCGACGAATCTGAGGTTGCTCGCCCCGACTCTGGTCGCCCGGCTGAACGAGGACCTGGGCCACGGCACAGTGAGGCTGATCAAGGTCAACGGACCGGGTGGCCCGGCCCGCCGCTACGGCCCGCTGCGCGCCCCCGGAAGTACTGGTCCCGGCGACACGTACGGGTGA
- the gyrB gene encoding DNA topoisomerase (ATP-hydrolyzing) subunit B yields MADSGNPNENIPSTDTGEKNEAAALNGEITASYDASAITVLEGLDAVRKRPGMYIGSTGERGLHHLVQEVVDNSVDEALAGYADTIDVTILADGGVRVVDNGRGIPVGIVPSENKPAVEVVLTVLHAGGKFGGGGYAVSGGLHGVGVSVVNALSSRISVEIKRDGHRWTQDYKLGVPTAPLVQQEATDETGTTVTFWADADIFETTEYSFETLSRRFQEMAFLNKGLRINLADERESAKATAGADEAGEDEKHEVKAVSYHYEGGIVDFVKYLNSRKGDVVHPTVIDLEAEDKEKLLSLEVAMQWNSGYTEGVYSFANIIHTHEGGTHEEGFRAAMTSLINKYARDKKLLREKDDNLTGDDIREGLTAIISVKLSEPQFEGQTKTKLGNTEVKTFVQKVIYERLADWLDRNPNEAADIVRKGIAAATARVAARKARDLTRRKGLLESASLPGKLSDCQSNDPTKCEIFIVEGDSAGGSAKSGRNPQYQAILPIRGKILNVEKARIDRILQNQEIQAMISAFGTGVHEDFDIEKLRYHKIILMADADVDGQHINTLLLTFLFRFMRPLVEAGHVFLSRPPLYKIKWGREDFEYAYSDRERDALIELGRQAGKRIREDSVQRFKGLGEMNAEELRITTMDQEHRVLGQVTLDDAAQADDLFSVLMGEDVEARRQFIQRNAKDVRFLDI; encoded by the coding sequence GTGGCCGATTCCGGCAACCCCAACGAGAACATCCCGTCCACCGACACCGGCGAGAAGAACGAGGCGGCCGCCCTCAACGGCGAGATCACCGCTTCGTACGACGCCAGTGCCATCACCGTCCTCGAGGGTCTGGACGCGGTCCGCAAGCGACCCGGTATGTACATCGGTTCGACCGGCGAGCGAGGGCTGCACCACTTGGTGCAGGAGGTCGTCGACAACTCCGTCGACGAGGCTCTGGCCGGGTACGCGGACACGATCGATGTGACGATCCTGGCCGACGGCGGTGTCCGGGTCGTCGACAACGGCCGGGGCATCCCGGTGGGGATCGTCCCTTCGGAGAACAAGCCGGCCGTCGAGGTCGTGCTGACCGTGCTGCACGCGGGCGGCAAGTTCGGCGGCGGCGGATACGCGGTCTCCGGCGGCCTGCACGGCGTCGGTGTCTCCGTGGTGAACGCCCTGTCGAGCAGGATCTCCGTCGAGATCAAGCGCGACGGCCACCGCTGGACGCAGGACTACAAGCTGGGTGTCCCCACGGCCCCGCTGGTCCAGCAGGAGGCCACGGACGAGACCGGGACCACGGTCACCTTCTGGGCCGACGCGGACATCTTCGAGACCACCGAGTACTCCTTCGAGACGCTTTCGCGGCGTTTCCAGGAGATGGCGTTCCTCAACAAGGGCCTGCGGATCAACCTCGCCGACGAGCGGGAGTCGGCGAAGGCCACCGCCGGGGCGGACGAGGCGGGCGAGGACGAGAAGCACGAGGTCAAGGCCGTCTCGTACCACTACGAGGGCGGCATCGTCGACTTCGTGAAGTACCTCAACTCCCGCAAGGGCGACGTGGTGCACCCCACTGTGATCGACCTCGAGGCCGAGGACAAGGAGAAGCTCCTGTCCCTCGAGGTCGCCATGCAGTGGAACAGCGGCTACACCGAAGGCGTCTACTCCTTCGCCAACATCATCCACACCCATGAGGGCGGTACGCACGAAGAGGGCTTCCGCGCGGCGATGACCTCGCTCATCAACAAGTACGCGCGCGACAAGAAGCTGCTGCGGGAGAAGGACGACAACCTCACGGGCGACGACATCCGTGAGGGTCTGACGGCGATCATCTCGGTCAAGCTGAGCGAGCCCCAGTTCGAGGGCCAGACCAAGACCAAGCTCGGCAACACCGAGGTGAAGACCTTCGTCCAGAAGGTCATCTACGAGCGCCTCGCCGACTGGCTGGACCGCAACCCCAACGAAGCCGCGGACATCGTCCGCAAGGGCATCGCGGCGGCCACCGCGCGTGTGGCGGCCCGCAAGGCCCGCGATCTGACCCGCCGCAAGGGGCTGCTGGAGTCGGCGTCCCTGCCGGGCAAGCTCTCGGACTGCCAGTCGAACGACCCCACCAAGTGCGAGATCTTCATTGTCGAGGGTGACTCCGCCGGCGGCTCGGCCAAGTCCGGCCGGAACCCGCAGTACCAGGCGATCCTCCCGATCCGGGGCAAGATCCTCAACGTCGAGAAGGCGCGCATCGACCGGATCCTGCAGAACCAGGAGATCCAGGCGATGATCTCCGCGTTCGGCACCGGTGTGCACGAGGACTTCGACATCGAGAAGCTCCGCTATCACAAGATCATCCTGATGGCGGACGCCGACGTCGACGGCCAGCACATCAACACTCTGCTGCTGACGTTCCTGTTCCGCTTCATGCGGCCGCTGGTCGAGGCCGGGCACGTGTTCCTCTCCCGTCCCCCGCTCTACAAGATCAAGTGGGGCCGGGAGGACTTCGAGTACGCGTACTCCGACCGCGAGCGCGACGCGCTGATCGAGCTGGGCCGTCAGGCCGGCAAGCGCATCCGTGAGGACTCCGTCCAGCGCTTCAAGGGCCTCGGCGAGATGAACGCCGAGGAACTGCGCATCACCACGATGGACCAGGAGCACCGTGTCCTCGGCCAGGTCACCCTGGACGACGCCGCGCAGGCCGACGACCTGTTCTCCGTCCTCATGGGCGAGGACGTGGAGGCGCGCCGCCAGTTCATCCAGCGCAATGCCAAGGACGTCCGCTTCCTCGACATCTGA